In Lacerta agilis isolate rLacAgi1 chromosome 8, rLacAgi1.pri, whole genome shotgun sequence, one genomic interval encodes:
- the LOC117051908 gene encoding leucine-rich repeat and fibronectin type III domain-containing protein 1-like protein: MERLVLSLLVMSTVAKAALCPTRCMCQSLSPSFTILCTKTGLLFVPPSIDRRTAELRLMDNFITALRRRDFANMTSLIHLTLSRNTISQIMPYAFFDLKGLHALHLDSNRLTHIHEDHFKGLVNLRHLILSNNQLSYISPGSLDDFIDMIEDLDLSYNNLVNVPWETIGRLSNANTISLDHNLIDFIPEGVFSNLHKLARLDMTSNKLKKIPPDPLFSRIPVYAKPKGSPLSSLVMSFGGNPLHCNCELVWLRRLTREDDLETCASPPELMGKYFWSIREEEFVCEPPMITHRTPKQVVMEGQGASLKCKAVGDPEPYVRWISPGGKLVSNTSRTVSFENGTLDILVASVEEKGTFTCIASNAAGESTAPVELVVNPYPHLANSTNCDKEAEPGPSDILISAKSSFPNETKSQPERKVVVAELTSSSALIQWPSQHHIPGIRMFQIQYNSSADDILVYRMIPAASKSFFLSDLVAGRDYDLCVLAVYDDGVTLLTATAVVGCVQFSTEEEYRQCHSLHAQFLGGTMIIILGGIIVAAILVFIFILLVKYKVYANPHKSQGARVSSVCSQTNGGQGGGSAAQPGSKPAEGLPQDCVALPARGKTVVDLEGERAAPAGSS, translated from the exons ATGGAAAGGCTGGTCCTGTCCCTCCTGGTTATGAGCACCGTGGCGAAGGCCGCCCTGTGTCCCACGCGCTGCATGTGCCAgagcctctctccctccttcaccATCCTCTGCACCAAGACGGGGCTTCTCTTCGTGCCTCCGAGCATCGACCGGCGGACGGCGGAGCTGCGGCTGATGGACAACTTCATCACCGCCCTCCGGAGGAGGGACTTCGCCAACATGACCAGCCTGATCCACCTGACGCTGTCGCGGAACACCATCAGTCAGATCATGCCTTATGCGTTCTTTGACCTCAAGGGCCTTCACGCGTTGCACCTGGACAGCAACCGACTCACCCACATCCACGAAGACCACTTCAAAGGGTTGGTCAACCTCCGCCACTTGATCCTCAGCaacaaccaactgagctatatctCTCCCGGGTCTCTGGACGATTTCATTGACATGATTGAGGACCTGGACCTGTCCTACAATAACCTGGTGAACGTCCCTTGGGAGACCATCGGGAGGCTGTCCAACGCCAACACCATCAGCCTAGACCACAACCTCATAGACTTCATCCCCGAGGGAGTCTTCTCCAACCTCCACAAGTTGGCTCGGCTGGACATGACCTCCAACAAGCTGAAGAAGATCCCCCCGGACCCCCTATTCTCCCGCATCCCTGTCTACGCCAAGCCAAAGGGGTCCCCCTTGTCCTCCCTGGTGATGAGCTTCGGGGGGAACCCCTTGCACTGCAACTGCGAGCTCGTCTGGCTGCGGCGCCTGACGCGGGAGGACGACCTGGAGACGTGCGCCTCCCCGCCGGAGCTGATGGGCAAGTACTTCTGGTCCATCCGGGAAGAGGAGTTTGTCTGCGAGCCTCCCATGATCACGCACCGGACCCCTAAGCAGGTGGTCATGGAAGGCCAGGGGGCTTCCCTGAAGTGCAAAGCGGTGGGCGACCCCGAGCCGTACGTGCGCTGGATCTCGCCCGGCGGGAAGCTGGTCTCCAACACTTCCCGGACCGTCTCTTTTGAGAACGGCACCCTGGACATCTTGGTGGCTTCCGTGGAGGAGAAAGGGACCTTCACTTGCATCGCCTCCAACGCTGCGGGGGAGTCCACGGCCCCCGTGGAGCTGGTGGTCAACCCTTACCCTCACCTTGCAAACAGCACCAACTGTGATAAGGAAGCAGAGCCAGGCCCCTCGGACATCCTCATCTCCGCCAAGTCCAGCTTCCCCAACGAAACCAAATCCCAGCCAGAGAGGAAAGTGGTGGTAGCTGAGCTGACCTCCTCCTCCGCCCTCATCCAGTGGCCTTCGCAGCACCACATCCCAGGGATCCGGATGTTCCAGATCCAGTATAACAGCTCGGCTGACGACATCCTGGTCTACAG GATGATCCCCGCCGCCAGCAAGTCCTTCTTCCTGAGCGACCTGGTTGCGGGGCGGGACTACGACCTGTGCGTCCTGGCCGTCTACGACGACGGCGTGACGCTGCTGACGGCGACGGCCGTGGTGGGCTGCGTGCAGTTCTCCACGGAGGAGGAGTACCGGCAGTGCCACTCCCTCCACGCCCAGTTCCTGGGCGGCACCATGATCATCATCCTGGGAGGCATCATTGTGGCCGCCATCCTCGTCTTCATCTTCATCCTCCTGGTGAAGTACAAAGTCTACGCCAACCCCCACAAGAGCCAGGGCGCCAGGGTCAGCAGCGTCTGCTCCCAGACGAACGGCGGCCAGGGCGGCGGCTCTGCGGCGCAGCCGGGCTCCAAGCCGGCCGAGGGGCTGCCGCAGGACTGCGTGGCGCTGCCTGCCAGGGGCAAGACGGTGGTGGACCTGGAGGGCGAGAGAGCGGCCCCAGCAGGCTCCTCCTAA